A section of the Triticum dicoccoides isolate Atlit2015 ecotype Zavitan chromosome 7A, WEW_v2.0, whole genome shotgun sequence genome encodes:
- the LOC119329760 gene encoding LEAF RUST 10 DISEASE-RESISTANCE LOCUS RECEPTOR-LIKE PROTEIN KINASE-like 2.5 has product MKNMDENLLRKGVEKIGENLLIDPNPCGVERIRHGHHFAIFVGGGDGRFGSRLAAIKGIFPTLELLLGTLRHNASSSPSLFAKGSLGAAPDTAWALILCRGDVSARMCYECITWAGHEAATACNRSRDVALCYDQCYVRLADHNFLDPNGNSGVVLSVSALGITNGDVVGYDWAVTDLFSSTVEYAVDNSSRMFAMGYSAGTEPGFHAIYKAAQCAADLSRPQCRNCLQGLMGMWRTTFLRNTRGARLAGPSCTLRSELFQFFNDRDSRFPSNTGSSGPVAVGPAASTRGTRRAVTKIMIIVLTSSAATLLFSCIYVLICHRKGRRLWFLLCKKTGGNNENNYEAMIASYGSLAPKRYTYSEVMKITSSRSNELGKGGYGVVFKGTLIDGRLVPVKFLHECKGNGGEFVNEVMSIGRTSHVNVVSLFGFCLEGSKRALIYEYMSNNSLDKFIYSEDPKEILGWDKLYAIAIGIARGLEYLHHSCNTRIIHFDIKPQNILLDKDFSPKIADFGLAKLCHTKESNVAMTGARGTIGFIAPEVHSRTFGVVSTKSDVYSYGMMLLEMVGGRRNVKSFVAKSSEKYFPDWIYDHFAQDEGLQACDITSETAEVARKMTLVGLWCIQVLPIYRPTITRVLEMFERNLDELDMPPKQNFGELV; this is encoded by the exons ggcatatttccaacactagagCTCCTCCTCGGCACCCTCCGCCATaacgcctcctcgtcgccgtcccTGTTCGCCAAAGGATCCCTCGGTGCCGCGCCGGACACTGCCTGGGCCCTGATTCTCTGCCGAGGCGACGTCAGCGCCAGGATGTGCTACGAGTGCATCACCTGGGCTGGTCACGAGGCGGCCACAGCCTGCAACCGCAGCAGGGACGTGGCCCTCTGCTACGACCAGTGCTATGTCCGCCTAGCCGACCACAACTTCTTGGACCCCAACGGCAACTCCGGCGTGGTATTGTCCGTGAGCGCTCTAGGTATCACCAACGGGGACGTCGTCGGCTATGACTGGGCCGTCACCGACCTGTTCAGCTCCACGGTGGAATATGCGGTGGACAACTCCTCCAGGATGTTCGCCATGGGGTATTCGGCAGGGACCGAGCCGGGGTTCCACGCGATCTACAAGGCGGCGCAGTGCGCGGCGGACCTGTCGCGGCCGCAGTGCCGAAACTGCCTACAAGGCCTCATGGGCATGTGGCGGACCACGTTCCTGCGGAACACGCGGGGCGCGAGGCTGGCTGGTCCGAGCTGCACCTTGAGGTCCGAACTATTCCAGTTCTTCAATGACAGAGATTCCAGGTTCCCGTCCAACACCGGATCCTCCGGGCCCGTGGCCGTGGGACCAGCAGCTAGTACGAGAG GTACCAGGAGGGCCGTCACAAAGATTATGATAATAG TTTTGACATCATCAGCTGCGACCTTGCTATTCTCGTGTATTTATGTGCTGATATGTCATAGAAAAGGAAGAAGACTATGGTTTCTCCTTTGCAAGAAGACTGGTGGAAACAATGAAAATAATTACGAGGCCATGATTGCATCGTATGGATCCCTAGCTCCAAAACGATACACATACTCAGAAGTAATGAAGATAACATCCTCTCGCAGCAATGAGCTTGGAAAAGGTGGTTATGGTGTGGTTTTCAAAGGAACCCTAATTGATGGCCGTCTAGTACCAGTGAAATTCTTGCATGAATGCAAAGGAAACGGGGGCGAGTTTGTGAATGAGGTTATGAGCATTGGCAGGACTTCTCATGTTAATGTTGTTAGCTTGTTTGGGTTCTGTTTGGAGGGATCAAAACGAGCTCTTATATATGAGTACATGTCCAACAATTCCTTGGATAAGTTCATTTACTCAGAGGACCCCAAGGAAATTTTAGGATGGGATAAGCTCTATGCAATAGCAATCGGGATTGCTCGTGGCCTCGAATACTTGCACCATAGTTGTAATACACGCATCATACATTTCGACATCAAGCCACAAAATATCCTTCTAGACAAGGATTTTAGCCCCAAAATTGCTGATTTTGGTCTAGCTAAATTGTGTCATACAAAAGAAAGCAATGTTGCAATGACCGGTGCTAGAGGAACAATTGGATTCATCGCTCCAGAAGTTCACTCTCGAACCTTCGGAGTGGTTTCAACCAAGTCAGATGTttatagttatggaatgatgctgtTGGAGATGGTCGGAGGAAGGAGAAACGTAAAATCATTTGTTGCAAAGTCTAGTGAAAAGTATTTCCCAGATTGGATTTATGATCATTTTGCTCAGGACGAAGGTTTGCAAGCATGTGATATAACAAGTGAAACTGCGGAGGTAGCAAGAAAAATGACCTTAGTGGGATTGTGGTGCATACAAGTATTACCTATATATCGCCCTACTATAACAAGAGTTCTTGAAATGTTCGAGAGAAACTTAGATGAGCTGGACATGCCACCAAAGCAAAACTTCGGTGAACTAGTGTGA